CTTTTGCCTCCAACGTGGAACCGACGAATCAAACTTATTCCGATAACTCAATTCGATATTTAAACGAGGCGATTGTTTACGCCCCGGTCACAGTGCTGTTTTATCAAAACCTTGGGATGACATACTTTGGCCGGCGAAATTATGATGACTTTGTAAAAATTGTTGATAAGCTGGCGGTCTTTAATACGGTCGAAGCTTCCAAACTGGTTTTCTCTGCAGGTAACCAACTCTACAACATAAATGATTTGGGAGGATGCAAAACGTATTATGGAAAAGCGCTGGAAATCAATCCGGACTATGTTGAGGCGCACTTTAATCTGGGGGTAACCCTGGCAAGAATGGGCAGCGAAAAAGAAGCCATCGCACACTGGCAACAGGCATTGGTATTAAAACCCTCTTTTAGCCCTGCCAAGCAAATGCTGGAGCGGTATCAATCCGATCCTCAAACCATGCCCGGCCGGGTCATCATGAATAAATAATAAGGGGTTCGTCGCAGGGAACGGTTTGAAACCGTTCCCTACAAAATTTACGATACGATGATTTTATTTTTTATTTCCCGCGATGAATTCCCTGAATTTTAATCCGGCTGCTATCGATCAATCCTGTCAAGGCTTCCAGCAGCGACAATGTAACGGTCACTCCAAAACGTTCCGGCAAAGACTCGATAACCTCACCATGATGCGTGGTTTGCAAATGGAGTACCACCGGCACCGGCCCGCTATGTTTCAATAAAATGGATTTCAAAGACTCCAATTGGTCGATCCCGGTGGTCACGGTAATGAGCAAACGGAGTTTTTTAGTAAGCTGAGAATACGCATGACTCAACGGCACAATATCCGTGGCCACTACCTTACTTTCATCCCCGCTGCGATCAAGCTTGCCCACCACAAACAGCATCGCATCCTTGACTAAATAGGTTTTATGCCTCCCCAAAAGATCCGGCCAGACAATCACCTCTACCATCCCTTCACCATCATCCAATGAAAAACGGAGCATCGCCTCCTTGCGCTTGGTCATGCTGTGCCGAATCCCGACCACCACACCACCCACCACCAGGGACTGCCCCTCGTTCAATCTGTCAACCTTCAACGTGGTGGTAGTACGAAATGTCTCCAGCAGTTTTTGAAACTCCTCCAGCGGATGACCGGAAAGATAAAATCCTAAAACCTCTTTTTCATTGGCAAGCCGTTCTTTTTCCGTCTCAGCCGGAATATTTTTAATCTCCATGGAAATCGTATCATCCAGATGCTCAAACATATTAACCTGTCCCTGGTCTTTTTCCACCTGCCACTTTTGCGCAGAAGACAACATCTGCGGCATGTTCTGCAAAAGTATGTTACGGGCCTGTTGTGTAAAATCAAAAGCACCGGCTTTGATAAGACTTTCAATCGCCCGTGCATTCACTGTCTTCACATCCACCCGGTTACAGAAATCCTCAAAAGAAGTAAAAGAATCATTGGCTTCCTGCTCTAAGTGGACCACCTGGGCCGCACCGGTCCCGACATTTTTTATTGCAGCCAATCCGAAGCGAATGGCATCTTTTTCCACGGCAAATCTGTCCCGGCTTGCATTGACATCCGGCGGCAGGATGGCAATCTCCATGCTGCGGCATTCCATCAAGTATTGGGAAACCTTATCCGTGCTCCCCATTTCATTGGAAAGCAACGCAGACATATAGGCCAGAGGAAAATTTGCTTTTAAATAAGCGGTCTGATATGCCAGAAGCGCATAGGCAAGACTGTGTGATTTATTAAAACCATATTCTCCAAAACGCGCCATATAATCAAAAATTTCCTCCGCCACCTCCGGTGCGATTTTTTTTGCATGGGCGCCGCTTACAAACCGGTCCCGCTGCTGTTCAATGATTTCCGGATTTTTCTTCCCCATGGCGCGACGGAGCAGATCGGATTGTCCGTAGGTAAAACCGCCGATTACCACCGCAATTTGCATCACCTGTTCCTGGTAAACAATGGTTCCATATGTTTCCTTGAGAATGGGTTCCAATAGAGGATGGGTATACCGAATCGGCACCCGGCCTTGTTTGCGCATAATATACTCATCAATAATCGCCATGGGACCCGGCCGGTAGAGGGCAATCAGCGCACAAATTTCTTCTAAAGAACGCGGTTTTAATCGTTTCAAAAGATCGCGCATCCCGGATGATTCAAGCTGGAAAACACCGGCAGTCCGCCCGGCACTGAGCAACTCAAAAGTTTTTTCATCTTCCAAAGGAATTTGTTTTATGTCTAATTTTTCATTTGTCTGCCAATACACTTCTTCGAGTGTATCTTCAATAATTGTAAGCGTTCGCAACCCTAAAAAATCCATTTTCAACAACCCCAGACGTTCCAATGATTCCATGGCATACTGGGTTGTCAAGGTCGCGTCATCGGTTGTCCCGTCTTTTATGCTGCCGCGGCCGGCTTTGGTCCGGCAAAGCGGGACCAAGTCCATCAGCGGATCACGCGAAATCACAACGCCGGCCGCGTGGGTGGACGCATGCCGCACCTGTCCCTCCAACGCACGTGCCACATCCAGTAATTTCCGGATAGGTTCATCGCCTTGGTATTTTTCACGCAACTCCGGTACCTGCTCCATGGCACGATCAATGGTTATATCCGGAACTTGCGGAATCAACTTGGCAATACGGTCAACCTTGTCATAGGGAAGGTTCAAAACACGTCCCACATCCCGCACCGCAGCCCGGGCAGCCATGGTGCCAAACGTAATGATCTGAGCCACGTTTTCCTGGCCATATTTTTGAGTAACATATCGAATAACGTTTTCCCGTCCGGTATCGGAAAAATCAACATCAATGTCCGGCATGGAGATTCGCTCCGGATTTAAAAACCTTTCGAAAATAAGCCCATATTTCATGGGATCAATATCAGTGATGCCGAGAAGATAGGCTGTCAAAGAGCCTGCTACAGATCCCCTGCCGGGACCTACCGGAATCCCCTGCGTACGTGCATAACTGATAAAATCCCAGACAATAAGGAAATAAGCGGCATATCCCATTTTCCGGATAACCCCCAGCTCATAGTCCAGTCGTTCATGAACCGCCGGTACAGGGTCCCCAAAACAACGCTGCAATCCTGCTTGACACAAATGCCCTAAATAAGCATCCAGCGTTCCTGTCTTCTCCTCCTCCGTTTCCTGCGGGAGTTGAGCAATAACGTCGGCCGGGACAGGATAGTTCGGAAGCTGTATCCTGCCTGTCGGCATTTCCAAATTGCAATGATTGGCAATTTCAGTTGTATGATGGGCCGCTTCAGGTATCTCGTGAAACAAGGATTCCATCTCATCGCCGGATTTTAAATAAAATTCCTGAGTGGACATACGCATCCGGTTTTCATCCGTCAAATTTGTCCCGGTCTGCAAACAAAGCAATGCCTCCTGCGCCAGAGCATCCTCGCGCCGAAGATAGTGAACATCATTGGTTGCCACCAAAGGAATACCCACTTCGCGGGAAAGATCAATCAAACCGCGATTCACCGCCCCTTGCACCGGAAGATTCTGATCCATGATTTCGAGATAAAAATTACCCTTCCCAAACAATTGCTGATAGTCTTCCGCCAATTGCCGGGCCAACGGCATCTCGCCTTTTTGAAGACTCATTGGAATCTCACCATGCAGGCAGGCACTTAAACCGATCAGTCCCTCACTATGCTTGGCCAAAACTTCCTTGTCAATCCGCGGCCGGTAATAAAATCCCTGCAAAAACCCAATACTGGTTAATGCCACCAAATTTCGATACCCGGTAAAGTTTTTTGCCAGCAAGGTAAGATGGTAGGCTGCGTCTTTCATGCCATGATTGCTTTTTTTGTCCAGCCTGGAACCGCTGGCAATATAGGCTTCCATTCCGATGATGGGTTTAACACCATGCTTGAGGCAGGTATGATAAAACTCAATGGCACCATACATAACGCCGTGATCTGTCATGGCCAGAGCCGGCATGCGCAGCTCACGGGCACGTTTCACCAACGAATCAAGACGGCAGGCACCGTCCAGCAGGGAATACTCGGTATGAACATGCAGGTGGACAAAATTTTTAAACGGCATCAGCATAACTCATTGATTTATTTTCCCATCACCTGGATCACCACACACCGGTTCCGGCTGCGGGTATCATGATCAATCAAGACCACTTGCTGCCAGGTTCCCAACATCATTTCCCGGCCCAGTACCGGAATGGTAAGTGACGGCCCAATCAGGGCGGCCCGGATATGCGATCCACCGTTACCATCCCCCCAGGTCTGATTATGCTCCCAGTTTTTTTGAAATGGAATCAAAGACTCCAATACCTGCGGAATATCTTTAAGCAGACCGGGTTCATATTCAATTGTTGTGATTGAGGCGGTCGCACCCGGAGTAAACACAGTGGCGTGACCTTCCGCAACACCGCTTTTCCGGACAAGATCACGTACCGCTTCGGTCACATCAATAATATGATCTTTGCCGCGGGTCGGTACTGTGATTTCCTTGGTCATCACTTTCCAGTCAGTATCCGTCTTGGGCATTTTAAAACCTCATCACTATTTTAATTTCAGAACAGCAGAGCAGCTGATCAGCAGACCGCAGGTTCACTTTTTTGCTGTTCTGCTGTTCTACTGCTCACCTGCTCTACGATTGAATGGGAATAATTGTTTTTGGACAATTATTCCCATTCAATCGTTGCAGGCGGCTTGGAGGAGATGTCCAGCACCACTCGGTTGACACCTTTGACCTCATTGATGATCCGGTTGGAAATTTTACCCAGAACCTCCTGGGGCAGATATGCCCAGTCCGCTGTCATGGCATCCACACTGGTCACCGTACGAATGGCAACGACATTTTCATAGGTCCGCTCATCCCCCATAACCCCGACCGACTTAACCGGCAATAAAACAGCAAATGCCTGCCAGAGATTGCGATAATTGCCGCTGGTTTTTATTTCCTCAATCAAAATCGCATCCGCTTTGCGCAAAACCTCCAGACGTTCACGCGTCACCTCTCCGATAATCCTAATTGCCAAACCGGGCCCGGGGAAAGGATGACGCCAAACCATGTCCTCCGGCAATCCCATTTCCAATCCCACACGCCGCACCTCATCTTTAAACAACTCACGCAGCGGTTCAACCAGCTCAAAACGCATGTCATCGGGAAGTCCGCCGACATTGTGATGAGATTTAATGGTGGCGGAAGGACCTTTGACCGAGACGCTCTCGATCACATCCGGATAGATCGTCCCCTGGGCCAAAAATTCAAAATGCCCCAATGCTTTGGATTCCTTATCAAATACCTCAATAAACTTTTTTCCGATACGTTTTCTTTTCTCTTCGGGATCTGTGATGCCCGAAAGATCATCTAAAAAATCGTCTGTGGCATCCACCAGATCAAAACGGATATCATAATTTTTTTTAAAAATACTCAAAACCAGTTCCGCTTCACCTGTCCGGAGAACCCCATTGTCAATCAACATACACGTCAATTGGTCCCCGATTGCTTTATGCAGCAAAACCGCAGCTACCGCGGAATCAACCCCGCCGGACAAACCGCAAAGTACTTTACCCTTGCCAACTTGTTTACGAATTCGCGCCACGGTCTCCTCTACAAACGAGGCCGGTGTCCAGGTCCCGGAACAGCCGCAAACCGTATACAAATAATTTTTTAGAATGGTCATGCCCTCGCTGGTATGCTCAACCTCAGGATGAAACTGAATACCAAAAATCCTTCGCCGGGCATCGGCGATCCCCGCCATCGGCGCATTATCTGTTCCGGCCACAATCTCAAACCCTTGCGGCAAAGCTGCCAGACGGTCACCGTGGCTCATCCATACCTGGGTGGTTTCCTGAACACCGGCAAACAGGTCACAACCTGCGGAGATCTGTAACTTGGCAAATCCATATTCCCGGTCCTGTGATGGTTCCACTTTCCCACCCAACAGGTGACTGATTAATTGCATCCCGTAACAGATCCCCAAAATGGGCAGCCCCAATTCAAATAGTCCGCGATCCACCAGCGGCGCCCCCTCGGCATAAACTGAGGAAGGTCCCCCTGATAAAATAATACCTTTGGGATGCATATCTTTTACCTTCTCCAATGGAATATTATAGGGGTGAATTTCGCAATAAATATTTAATTCCCGGATACGCCGTGCAATCAGTTGGGTATATTGAGATCCAAAATCCAAAACAAGAATAAATTCTTCATGTGCAGTGGTCACGTGCCTTCTCCTTCACTATTTAAGATGACCCGATGAATACCTCCCGTATTCACTGGACACAATGCAACGGGCGAATACATGGATTCGCCCCTACAATGCACAATACGATCGCCTGATAAAACCAATAAGGGCGACCCTTTGGGTCGCCCTTATATGCTGCTACAGTCCAACCGACCGACCCGATAAAACAACTAAGTTAGCCGGTAATTGGGAGCCTCATTGGTAATAACAATATCATGGGGATGGCTTTCCCGGAGTGCGGCATTGGTGATCCGCACAAATTCCGCTTTTCGCTTTAAATCCGATATTGTTTTGCAGCCGCAATAACCCATCCCGGATCGCAAACCGCCGATCAACTGATGCACGGAAGCAGCCAAAGCACCCCGATAAGGCACCCGACCTTCAATACCTTCAGGCACCAATTTTTTTTCCTCTTTCACATCACTCTGAAAATAGCGATCAGCACTTCCCCGACGCATGGATGCCAAAGACCCCATCCCCCGGTAAACTTTAAATTGACGACCTTCTAAAATCACAACTTCGCCGGGACTTTCATCCGTCCCCGCAAATAAATTCCCGATCATGACAACATCCGCACCGGCGGCAATCGCCTTGGGAATATCCCCGGAGTATTTCACGCCGCCGTCGGCAATTATTTTCGCCTTACCCGCCGCCGCAATGGCGCAGTCCATAATGGCTGAAATTTGAGGCACACCCACCCCGGCCACCACACGCGTAGTACAAATCGAGCCCGGACCAATCCCGACCTTAATCGCATCGGCACCTGCCGCAATCAACGCTTTGGTGGCATCCCCGGTTGCGACGTTCCCGGCTATCACATCCATCGCAGGATGTTTTTTCTTGAGTACTTTCACCGCATTGATCACATCCTGGTGGTGTCCATGGGCGGTATCAATACAAATAACATCCACACCGGCTTCCACCAACAGATCCACGCGTTCATTAAAATCCGCAGCAGGTCCGACCGATGCTCCCACACAAAGACGGCCCAGCTTGTCTTTACATGCATGCGGAAAGCGCAACCGCTTTTCAATATCTTTAATCGTAATCAGACCTTTGAGGGTCCCCTTCGCATCCACCACCGGCAGTTTTTCAATCCGGTGCTTATGCAGAATCTCTTGCGCTGTTTTCAAACTCGTCCCCACAGGTGCTGTTACCAAATTTTTCTTTGTCATGA
The bacterium genome window above contains:
- a CDS encoding DNA polymerase III subunit alpha; this encodes MPFKNFVHLHVHTEYSLLDGACRLDSLVKRARELRMPALAMTDHGVMYGAIEFYHTCLKHGVKPIIGMEAYIASGSRLDKKSNHGMKDAAYHLTLLAKNFTGYRNLVALTSIGFLQGFYYRPRIDKEVLAKHSEGLIGLSACLHGEIPMSLQKGEMPLARQLAEDYQQLFGKGNFYLEIMDQNLPVQGAVNRGLIDLSREVGIPLVATNDVHYLRREDALAQEALLCLQTGTNLTDENRMRMSTQEFYLKSGDEMESLFHEIPEAAHHTTEIANHCNLEMPTGRIQLPNYPVPADVIAQLPQETEEEKTGTLDAYLGHLCQAGLQRCFGDPVPAVHERLDYELGVIRKMGYAAYFLIVWDFISYARTQGIPVGPGRGSVAGSLTAYLLGITDIDPMKYGLIFERFLNPERISMPDIDVDFSDTGRENVIRYVTQKYGQENVAQIITFGTMAARAAVRDVGRVLNLPYDKVDRIAKLIPQVPDITIDRAMEQVPELREKYQGDEPIRKLLDVARALEGQVRHASTHAAGVVISRDPLMDLVPLCRTKAGRGSIKDGTTDDATLTTQYAMESLERLGLLKMDFLGLRTLTIIEDTLEEVYWQTNEKLDIKQIPLEDEKTFELLSAGRTAGVFQLESSGMRDLLKRLKPRSLEEICALIALYRPGPMAIIDEYIMRKQGRVPIRYTHPLLEPILKETYGTIVYQEQVMQIAVVIGGFTYGQSDLLRRAMGKKNPEIIEQQRDRFVSGAHAKKIAPEVAEEIFDYMARFGEYGFNKSHSLAYALLAYQTAYLKANFPLAYMSALLSNEMGSTDKVSQYLMECRSMEIAILPPDVNASRDRFAVEKDAIRFGLAAIKNVGTGAAQVVHLEQEANDSFTSFEDFCNRVDVKTVNARAIESLIKAGAFDFTQQARNILLQNMPQMLSSAQKWQVEKDQGQVNMFEHLDDTISMEIKNIPAETEKERLANEKEVLGFYLSGHPLEEFQKLLETFRTTTTLKVDRLNEGQSLVVGGVVVGIRHSMTKRKEAMLRFSLDDGEGMVEVIVWPDLLGRHKTYLVKDAMLFVVGKLDRSGDESKVVATDIVPLSHAYSQLTKKLRLLITVTTGIDQLESLKSILLKHSGPVPVVLHLQTTHHGEVIESLPERFGVTVTLSLLEALTGLIDSSRIKIQGIHRGK
- a CDS encoding secondary thiamine-phosphate synthase enzyme YjbQ, which gives rise to MPKTDTDWKVMTKEITVPTRGKDHIIDVTEAVRDLVRKSGVAEGHATVFTPGATASITTIEYEPGLLKDIPQVLESLIPFQKNWEHNQTWGDGNGGSHIRAALIGPSLTIPVLGREMMLGTWQQVVLIDHDTRSRNRCVVIQVMGK
- the guaA gene encoding glutamine-hydrolyzing GMP synthase, with product MTTAHEEFILVLDFGSQYTQLIARRIRELNIYCEIHPYNIPLEKVKDMHPKGIILSGGPSSVYAEGAPLVDRGLFELGLPILGICYGMQLISHLLGGKVEPSQDREYGFAKLQISAGCDLFAGVQETTQVWMSHGDRLAALPQGFEIVAGTDNAPMAGIADARRRIFGIQFHPEVEHTSEGMTILKNYLYTVCGCSGTWTPASFVEETVARIRKQVGKGKVLCGLSGGVDSAVAAVLLHKAIGDQLTCMLIDNGVLRTGEAELVLSIFKKNYDIRFDLVDATDDFLDDLSGITDPEEKRKRIGKKFIEVFDKESKALGHFEFLAQGTIYPDVIESVSVKGPSATIKSHHNVGGLPDDMRFELVEPLRELFKDEVRRVGLEMGLPEDMVWRHPFPGPGLAIRIIGEVTRERLEVLRKADAILIEEIKTSGNYRNLWQAFAVLLPVKSVGVMGDERTYENVVAIRTVTSVDAMTADWAYLPQEVLGKISNRIINEVKGVNRVVLDISSKPPATIEWE
- the guaB gene encoding IMP dehydrogenase, whose product is MPVSPQKKNIPEGLTFDDVLLKPAKSDVLPKESDVRTHLTKKLALNIPLISAAMDTVTEARLAIALAQEGGLGILHKNLDPQTQAAEVDKVKRSESGMIRNPITLGPDNIIAEAGALMAKFRISGVPITEDGKLVGILTNRDLRFQKDFKQKIFEVMTKKNLVTAPVGTSLKTAQEILHKHRIEKLPVVDAKGTLKGLITIKDIEKRLRFPHACKDKLGRLCVGASVGPAADFNERVDLLVEAGVDVICIDTAHGHHQDVINAVKVLKKKHPAMDVIAGNVATGDATKALIAAGADAIKVGIGPGSICTTRVVAGVGVPQISAIMDCAIAAAGKAKIIADGGVKYSGDIPKAIAAGADVVMIGNLFAGTDESPGEVVILEGRQFKVYRGMGSLASMRRGSADRYFQSDVKEEKKLVPEGIEGRVPYRGALAASVHQLIGGLRSGMGYCGCKTISDLKRKAEFVRITNAALRESHPHDIVITNEAPNYRLT